Proteins co-encoded in one Gopherus evgoodei ecotype Sinaloan lineage chromosome 4, rGopEvg1_v1.p, whole genome shotgun sequence genomic window:
- the LEMD1 gene encoding LEM domain-containing protein 1 — MAQVTVGVLIEKQEQENRDQDTTDEISIKLLSDNELQEKLLMYGAEPGPILPSTRTLYENKLLQLVNPSPQQLRAKSKESGDLDRSSESEEEKETNTEIVLETKDFKVTAACATGYSKAPHTEFSERHKKLLAPDADYSLAKIVAELEQILPEDKLPAHRTQGQKRSGGSSPQASRRTKAADIMGDSVSKDDGQGETWFPEPRSPIGISPRRRSVRESDPSTQNIVEKSRVEKENPKASALEHKEAHRGILSMPIRIAILAIFVFVLFVYVTMETNPDNPFTNFITGRG, encoded by the exons ATGGCCCAGGTTACTGTTGGTGTGTTGATAGAAAAGCAAGAACAGGAAAACAGAGATCAAGACACAACAGATGAAATCAGCATTAAACTACTGAGTGACAATGAATTGCAGGAAAAGCTTCTCATGTATGGTGCCGAGCCTGGACCGATACTAC CTTCTACAAGGACTCTTTATGAGAATAAACTACTGCAGTTGGTGAATCCAAGTCCACAACAATTACGTGCCAAGTCCAAGGAAAGTGGAGATCTTGATCGGAGCTCAGAGAGTGAGGAAGAAAAAG AGACCAATACTGAAATAGTCCTTGAAACAAAAGACTTCAAAGTGACAGCAGCTTGTGCCACTGGCTACAGTAAA GCGCCGCACACTGAATTTTCAGAACGCCACAAGAAACTCCTAGCACCTGATGCAGATTACAGTCTTGCCAAGATAGTGGCAGAG CTAGAGCAAATATTGCCAGAAGATAAGTTGCCAGCACATCGGACACAAGGACAGAAGAGGTCAGGTGGCAGCAGTCCCCAGGCTAGTCGTAGGACAAAG GCAGCTGACATAATGGGTGACTCAGTTAGCAAAGATGATGGTCAAGGTGAAACGTGGTTTCCTGAACCCCGGTCTCCCATAGGAATAAG TCCTAGGAGAAGATCAGTGAGAGAGAGTGACCCGTCAACACAGAATATTGTGGAGAAGTCCAGAGTGGAAAAGGAGAATCCCAAGGCATCAGCATTAGAGCACAAGGAGGCCCATCGAGGAATCCTATCAATGCCCATAAGGATTGCTATACTCGCTATCTTTGTTTTCGTACTCTTTGTGTATGTAACTATGGAGACCAACCCAGACAATCCATTCACAAACTTCATCACAGGAAGAGGCTAG